GCGTGCTTTTTCTCATTTCATGATCGCCTACCGTTACGGAAGAGCTGATAATGGAGTTCCATTTGTAAGATATGAGGACTATAATCCTTATGATGACAGTACAATTCCTCCACAAAGAGCAACTGTGATGGAAAATTATGATCTCATTATCAAGGATCTGGATAAAGCAATTGAAAGACTTCCCTGGTTTAATGAATATACAGAAGCTGATTATGGCCGTGCTACTAAAGATGCTGCAATTGCATTAAAGGTAAAAACCTATGCTTACTGGGCACAGCATGATAAAACAAAATGGGCACAGATTCCTGCTTTGGTAGATAAACTGGAAACAGAAGGCGGACGCGGTTTGCTAAATAATTTTGCCGATGTCTTTACTGTTGCAAACGAATGGGGTAAAGAGTCTATATGGTCTGTTAATTCAACTGGTGCAACAATAGCCGGAAGTATTTTCCCGGGAATGTGTCTTGATAATAAAGGCTGGGGACGATATAATGGCTGGGGTAACTTTAAACCAACATTGGAATTATGGGCTGAATATGATCAGAATGATTTACGTCGTCCGGTTACTATCTTGCAATATGGCGATGAGTTTACATTCTTTGGTGAGAAACGCAAGTTCTACTCTTCAACTGACCTTGAATGTGGGTTTATGTTCAATAAATATATGGAACCTTATAAATATGGTTCTATTGATTCAAAAGGAGCAGGAGTTTCTACCTATGTTTCAAGTAACGGTGACCGTCCTACAACAGATTTGAATGTTCCTATTATGCGTTTTGCTGAAATGCTATTGTTTAAAACTGAAGCTTTGATTGAGCAAGGTAAAAGTGGTGAAGCTGCTCCTGTGCTAAACAGAATAACTAAGCGTGCCGGTATGGGTGAACCATATAAGAATCCTACAATCTATGATTTAATGCACGAACGTCGTTGTGAGCTGGCCGGTGAATATACTGATCGTGTAATGGACCTTAAACGTTGGGCTGCCGAAGGATACACTGATGCTAAGACTCGTTTGGAATCGTCTAAACATGGTTTGAAGTATTTAAATCGTTCAGATGCAGCATCTGCTTTGGATACTACTAATGGTGCGGAAATGACTATGAATGGAAAAACATACAAAGGAGTTATTCAGATTATGTCAGCTAAGACTTACGATGCAAAAGATTGTGTGTTGCCCTATGCGGTTAATGAAGTGATTAAAGCCAAGGGTGCATTGAAACAGAA
This genomic interval from uncultured Bacteroides sp. contains the following:
- a CDS encoding RagB/SusD family nutrient uptake outer membrane protein, translated to MKFKTLSILLLSSLTLASCNDWLDVKSEGTATEASFWKSDKDFSDALVAVYSNMELEETWGRNLFWEQGASDDVFYSRARGNAQMNLANLNMDGNTEGSIKDIYNYMYQMMARSNNIIYNGLKLQSPSVAISRHIGEAYFLRAFSHFMIAYRYGRADNGVPFVRYEDYNPYDDSTIPPQRATVMENYDLIIKDLDKAIERLPWFNEYTEADYGRATKDAAIALKVKTYAYWAQHDKTKWAQIPALVDKLETEGGRGLLNNFADVFTVANEWGKESIWSVNSTGATIAGSIFPGMCLDNKGWGRYNGWGNFKPTLELWAEYDQNDLRRPVTILQYGDEFTFFGEKRKFYSSTDLECGFMFNKYMEPYKYGSIDSKGAGVSTYVSSNGDRPTTDLNVPIMRFAEMLLFKTEALIEQGKSGEAAPVLNRITKRAGMGEPYKNPTIYDLMHERRCELAGEYTDRVMDLKRWAAEGYTDAKTRLESSKHGLKYLNRSDAASALDTTNGAEMTMNGKTYKGVIQIMSAKTYDAKDCVLPYAVNEVIKAKGALKQNDGYPSK